The Chrysiogenia bacterium genome includes the window CCATTTCCAGGGCGCGCTTCAGAGTCACGTTGAGCGGGTTCTTCGCCTCGGGGTCGCGCGTGGGGATGAGCTTGGCGATCTTGTCCACGTCCACATAGCCGAGGCCCAGCACGCGGCCCACGTCGCGGATGACCGCGCGGGCCTTGAGCTTTCCGTAGGTGATGATCTGGGCGACGCGTTCCTTGCCGCCGTATTTCTCGGTGATGTATTCGATCACCTCGCCGCGCCGATCCATGCAGAAGTCGACGTCGATATCGGGCATGCTCTTGCGGCCGGGGTTGAGGAAGCGCTCGAAGAACAGGTCATAGGGAATGGGATCGACCTCGGTGATGCGCATGCACCAGGCCACCAGGGATCCGGCCGCCGAGCCGCGCCCCGGCCCAACCGGCACACCATGCTTTTTCGCCCACTGAATGAAGTCGGCCACGATCAGGAAATAGCCGGGAAAGCCCATCTGCCGGATGACTTTGAGCTCGTAGGCCAGGCGCTCTTCGTAGACTTTCAGGCGCTCTGGCGAGGGCGCCCTGCCCATGTGGCGAAGCTCGGCCACGCGGGCAGCCAGGCCCGTCTGGGCCTCCTTCACGAAATGCTTTTCGAGATCGACGCCCTCGGGCGGCTTGAACTCGGGCATGTGAAAGGTCGACATGTCGAACTCAAGGTTGCACTGGTCGGCAATCCACAGGGTTCGCTCCACCGCCTCGGGCGCATAGGAGAACTGGTGCGCCGCCAGCTCGCCGTCCTTGAAGTGGAGGTCGGTCTCCACCTCGTCGCCCTCTTCGAGGTTGCGGTTCATGCCGATGTACATGAGCACCTTGTGGGCGAGCCCGTCGTCGGCATTGAGGTAGTGGCAGTCGGCCGTGGCTGCCAGCGGAATGCCGGTACCCTCGGCAAGTTCGAGCATGCGCTCGTTCACGACCTTCTGGATGTCGAGCCCGTTTTCCTGGATCTCCAGATGAAAACAGCCGGGGTCGAAGATGTTCTTGTATTCGAGCGCCGCATTGCGGGCAGCGTCCATGTCGCCCTGGGAGAGCTTGTAGGAGACCTCCCCCTTGAGGCATGCTGAGAGCCCGATGAGCCCCTCGCTGTGCTTGGCCAGAATTTCCTTGTCGATGCGCGGGTTGTAGTAGAAGCCTTCCATGAACCCGCGCGAGGTGAGCTTGCAGAGGTTCTGGTAACCGATCTCGTTCTTGGCGAGCAGGATGAGGTGGTTGTTGCGATTCTTGCCCGATTTCTCGGTCATGCCCTGCGGGGCGACGTAGGCCTCGCAACCGATGATGGGTTTGATCCCGTGCTTCTTGGCGGTGGTGTAGAACTCGACCGTGCCGCACATGTTGCCGTGGTCGGTCATGGAGATCGCGGGCATGCCGAATTCCGAGGCCCGTTCCATGAGCCGCGAAATCCGGTTGGCACCATCGAGAAAGCTGTACTCGGTGTGCAAATGGCAGTGTACGAAATCGCCCTTGCTCGCCATGAAACTTACCGGCCGCCTCGCGGCCTCACCCCTTCAAGCTCGAATGGGCTCACGTTGCCATACGTCTGAACATATGGCAACGGGCCGGACTCAACGGGCAGGCATCCCCGCACCCTCAATCAGAGTGCGCTGAGCTCAGCATAACCTACTGAAGTCACTGACGATTTCAGTAAGTAACCCCGGGCCAGACCCTCTGCTCGCCATGCCCCTGCGAGTCACTGCTACAGAGTCAGATCGCTTAATAACCTCTTATGGAAGAGAGGGAAAGCGGGCATCTGCGGAATATCCGGGCTTGAGCGCTGGTATGGTAGGATGCGCGCCGAACGCCAAAAACTCCGCTTGAGGTACCGTCATGCTGATCAAGATCCGCAAGCCCTGGGAGATTTCCGAATCCCGGACCACACCCGAGGGGGTCTATGCCTCCCGCCGCAGCCTGCTCAAAGCGATGGGGCTGGGAACGGCCGCACTGGCAG containing:
- the dnaE gene encoding DNA polymerase III subunit alpha, with product MASKGDFVHCHLHTEYSFLDGANRISRLMERASEFGMPAISMTDHGNMCGTVEFYTTAKKHGIKPIIGCEAYVAPQGMTEKSGKNRNNHLILLAKNEIGYQNLCKLTSRGFMEGFYYNPRIDKEILAKHSEGLIGLSACLKGEVSYKLSQGDMDAARNAALEYKNIFDPGCFHLEIQENGLDIQKVVNERMLELAEGTGIPLAATADCHYLNADDGLAHKVLMYIGMNRNLEEGDEVETDLHFKDGELAAHQFSYAPEAVERTLWIADQCNLEFDMSTFHMPEFKPPEGVDLEKHFVKEAQTGLAARVAELRHMGRAPSPERLKVYEERLAYELKVIRQMGFPGYFLIVADFIQWAKKHGVPVGPGRGSAAGSLVAWCMRITEVDPIPYDLFFERFLNPGRKSMPDIDVDFCMDRRGEVIEYITEKYGGKERVAQIITYGKLKARAVIRDVGRVLGLGYVDVDKIAKLIPTRDPEAKNPLNVTLKRALEMEPRLKDLAKQDAKTEQLLEIAQRLEGLARHVGMHAAGVVIGNDAFAKGMPLYKTSDDDVVTQFDMGGVETLGFVKFDFLGLKTLTLIRHAEELVRAKHDPEFNIENISLEDPKTYDRLCEGDNIGVFQLESSGMRDTLLRLKPRGIEEISDILALYRPGPMDNIPEFADRKFGRKPVVYPLDALEPILGPTQGIIVYQEQIIRMASDLAGYTLAEADMFRRAVGKKKADEMEKQRAKFIGGAVERGHDKQRIEELWDLIVKFANYGFNKSHSVAYALITYQTA